The genomic interval ACAATTTTGGTTCAATTGCCTTTAGAAGCCTTCGATCTGATTCTTGGCTTATTGCAGATCTGGATCCCTGTTTATTTTTGTACAATACAATGGTCTAATGTGCAGGTtgaaaaactaataaaagaaCTACCGAGTATGCCTGCTGATTGGTCAAATGGAGATGCAGATTTGGCAGAGAAGAATTCTACAAGCAATGGGATTTCCACACAACATGTTGAGAATGGGACAAACCTCAGAGAGACTCAGAGCATGCTTTTGGAGAGAATTGCCAGTGAGATGAATCGGTTGAAGTTCTATATGGCTCATGCACAGGTCTTTTATTGCTCTCCCTCACAtttcgttttttctttttgccacATTTATACATGTTTGACATTTTATCTAGGGTTCTTTCAATTGCCTATTTCTTTGACAATAAGATCCTGCATGATAAATTTATCATGACATTTAAAGTGAACAAGAGTATTAAGATTGATGCTGTTTCTTAAGTAGGAAGCTTGGGGAATGATGCTAGTGAATAAAAGTTTGAATGGAGCTCGACTGTTagttaacaataataaaataaagataactAAAGTTAACATGCTTAAAGAAGAGTAGGAACATTTTTTTTGAACTATtatggaagatatatatatatatatatatctgtttaAATCTACCAGCTTGACCATTAGTTCTCTCACCAACAGCCTTAAATAACATCTGTCTTTCTTTGTTGCATACTCATCTTTTTCTGATCTGTAACTATAGAGGTGTTTGAAGAACTTAGGGccttttatttcttataaagaCTAACTGTTAGGAAAGGAAAACAGTAGagaatattatttcttattcattttatatcttttaactCTTTGTGAGAATGAAAGGAGGATAGTGGAGTTATATGTCTGCTTTGCGTGAGTGTATGCATGTGGAGGGGAAGAGTAgggagaagaaaataattttgagtttattgtaaGTATTGATTTTCTgagaagttgggaaagttgctTGTAAGAGGCACAACAAGcaaattagttataaattatatgacaTGATGGTTGAAGATGCCAAGGTATTGTGTTCTTAGCTGTTCTGAGAGATTAATTATTTGTAGTTGGAAAGTGACTAAGGTGGGTTTAGAAAAGATTGATCAATGAGTAAGCATTATATGAGGTCCAAAGGGAAACAGAGATTTCTGTTAAAGGATGTGCAAGACTCAATGAATCTGAAAAAAGTTTCTGCCATGTGAAGCATGGGAGCTAAAAAGGGTTGCTTACTGAATTATGTGTTTGTGTGCATGGTATTGTCTCTATTGATGTGTTGTATGAGATCGAGGAAGAGGTCAAGAGTGTGTGTTGGTGTGTCAGACTTCTGAACTGAAAGGGTTGATTGATAACCCAACCTTTATGCATGTTTATATAACAGAAAAATGGTGATCCCTAGGAATGTATACTGTTGTTCTTTGTCAAAACAGGACAGTTTTCATAATTTGCTTGTATCCCTCACTCATGCTTAGTGGTACTTAGCCATATTCTGTGTATACTCCCTATGTGCTTGGGCTATGTCTTTTCCTataataaagttttacttttacttatcaaaaaaaaaaaaaagaaaagaaaaaaggaagggcATTCAAAGTGCAAGCTTATTGTTAGATGCTAGATGGGCTGGCAGGACGCAAATGCTATTTCCAGCCTCAGCATTTAATTGGGGAAAGGAAAGAATGAATTTCAGTTTTCTTGTAGGGGTGGGTCATGTGCAAAATTGGTGCCTACAATTTAACTGATGGGCGAGCTAATATTAGCATGTTCTATAACGTGAAAGATTTagacttttaattttcttgctaTGGGTATCTCATTCCCTTAAATCTCTTAGTACCCAACTTCatgtgttaattttttttttatcagtaactgcatttgttaaaaattgacgttatgattttaaaaaagcATATCCTGGTTCATTGAGTCTTTGGTCCTTGTTCATTCTGTGCTCATCTCGTTTCTATATTATGCCAGTACAGAACCTGCCCTTCATTGAAAACATGGAGAAGAGGATTCAGAGTGCTAGCCTAATATTAGATGCAATTTTAGGACATTGTTTCACAGATGGGCTTGAGCACCAGGATGCGAATGCAATTTACAATTGTTTACGTGCTTATGCTGCTATTGATAACACTAGGAGTGCAGAAGAAATTTTTCGTACAACTATAGTTGCTCCATTGATACAGAAAATTATCCCGCATGAGACATCAGCGGTAGTTGCAGGGTCATACACAGATGAACTCGAGAATGATTATCAGCAAATCAAGCAAAGTATAGATAAAGACTGTAAATTCTTACTGGAAATTTCATCTACAGGTATTGCCATCTAGATTTTTTGTTGATACCAACAACTTAAACTATCTCAGATTTTATGATGAGCTAAGGTTGTGAGAATGGAACTTCCATTAAAAAACCTAAGATCTTAAATAGTACCTGACAATGAAAAAATTCATCCATTGGTGCAGTCATTGGtctttattttacaaaatccGTTCTTAgatttatatgatcatatttTGATTGCTTCTATCTTTTACTTGCAGCCTATTAATTTGTGCTTTGCCATGAAACTTATCTATAAGCAATAGCTTTGCAAATGAAGCATGTAtgccagtttttttttaataaagcacGTCTTTGCTCATAGCCCCAATTGAGTATGCATTGCATCATCAATTATCACTTTGGAACAACCTTGTTGACCTCATTCTATCTTGGCTACAACAATATCTGGATGATTGACCAAATATGACAAAAATGTCATGTTATGGCATGTCAGATAATTAGCTGTTTCTGTAGGTACAAATTCATGTCTATTGTTTTTGAATGCTATTAACTGGTGGGATGCCGGTTGGGTTGTACAGAAAATTCAGGCTTGCATGTGTTTGACTTCTTGGCCAATTCCATCCTTAAAGAAGTTCTTCTCGCAATCCAAAAGGGAAAACCAGGCGCTTTTTCTCCAGGAAGACCCACggaattcttaaaaaattataaatcaagcCTAGATTTCTTGGCTCTTCTAGAAGGTAGtgatcagctctctctctctctctctctctctctctctctctctccccttcttcttcctctcttagATTGTACATTCAAGATTGTGAAAACTCTGACACAACTACCGATAAgaaaaaagattgtaaaaacTTTGACACAACTAAAATGACCATAATGTTACATGGGTTATGCATATAGAGCATCTCGTTCATTTTACCAAATAAGCTCTGATTTTCATGCAAGGGTACTGCCCATCTAGATCTGCTGTTGCTAAATTCCGATCAGAAGCTGTTTACGTTGAATTCATGAAGCAATGGAATATTGGAGTTTATTTCTCTTTGAGGTACCCTCTGCAACTCTATTATGGTTTGTCTTCTTATAAATTGGGTTAAGTAGATTACTTGATGATGTGGGCTGCTCTTTAAACTACTCTTACCTCAGGTTTCAGGAAATAGCAGGGGCTTTAGATTCTGCACTTAATGCCACCAGTCTTGTGCCGGTTCAAAATGTGCTTTCTGCTCAAGGAATTTCTCTTGAATTGACTTTAAAACAAAGTGTTACTTTGTTGGAGAGCTTGAGATCCTGCTGGAGAGAAGATGTTCTTGTCCTCTCTTGCTCTGACAAGTTTCTTCGATTATCTTTGCAGCTTCTTTCGAGGTTATTTTATTGAAACTTGGAAAGTTTCTACCGTATTCAGCCGATATATTGATACTgcctattttttaatatgcatTAGATACTCAAATTGGTTGTCATCTGGACTGGCTGCTCGTAAAGTGGTGGGTAATACAGTCTCCAGCCCTGGATGTGAATGGGCTATTTCAGCTGTCCCagaggattttatttttgtgagcaCTATATCCTTATTCACTGTATTTATCTTGGTCCTTCAGTTTGCCAATATACAGCATACTGGTCTGTGATTTGTGGATCTTCTGTTCTCAACTGTAGGCATGTGGTGTAGTCTTGCTTAGTAATATAGCTTGCCACacttgagaagaagaagaaaattatggaaatattttgttcctTCTTTCATGCCCCTAATAATATGTCTCAGATTGATGGCTCAGACTAGCCTAGGCTACTTATCACTTTCTGTAAACATGTCACATGAATTAGGAATAAAAGAATTtgtctcaaaagaaaaatcaaacatgCATTTTgataactcacaaactgataGAGAGTATTGGATTTGCAGATCATTCATGACATAAATTTTCTGGCCAAGGAGATTTGTGGTGACTACCTGGAACGAGTACTCAAACTTCTGTCTTCATGCTCTGCCGATGTTCTTGATTCAATAAAACAGAGCATTTTACAAGGTGGAAAGTCATTGAAGGATTTGGTTCCTCTGttaattaatacaataataGAGGCACTAGTCGAAAAGTCAATTGAggtaagttataattttttaattctattgtTTGAATTGGCCATGGAAGGTGACAAGGTGCTTCAAATGTTTTCTTGATAGTGATAGGTGTGGTCATGACTTGATTTATCTGCTAATCCAGCTGTGGAACTGTGGATTCTGAATATTTATGCCCCATTTCATTTGTTAGCATCtggaatgatttttttgttcatatgtttgaatgtttttatTAGTTCTGAACCTTTTTTcggttcatattttttttctcaaaaataaatgtaGGACTTGAGACAGCTGAAGGGAATAACCGCAACTTACAGGATGACTAATAAACCTCTTCCTGTCAGACATTCACCATATGTGTCTGTAGTATTGCGACCCCTGAAGGTgtgcaattatttttaatttatagttgTTTTGTGTCatcctctctgtttttttttaatgggcaaTACTGAGCTTGTTATCTTTCGTGCTATCCAAGTATCTAGTGTTGCTAGATTCCTTGATTGTTTCCTTCAAAGCAGCAGTTTAAAACCAAGTGTAGATTTCATTATTCTAAATGATCTCAGACAGGAAACTATCAGCTTCTTTTGATTATTGATATGTGATGGCCTAAGGATGAGAACCTCTCGCATCTTCTTGTATATACCATCTTCATTGaatctcttgattttattgaGGCCTTTTAGAATTCAAACATAGCATATGTATGCTTGTACCATTTGAGTTAATTAGTATATGAAATCTGGAATGTGGACATGAGAAAAAGCTAGGCAACCTACAATAGATCTATTAAGTTTCAGCGTACTAGATGGGCTTGGATACTTGGTGAGGCTGTGCATTGAAGTGTCAGATTTATCTAATCCATTTTTTGCATACGTCAGCATATGGAAAGAGATCTAAAAAacaagagttttgctactcatcattcccacacaccacacttatttttattttatttttttaaaatattttttggttttattcttcctaaactaattattttttctactcattatccatataccacatatttggtaagagaaaaaaataaaagaataaaaaaattatatgtggtgtgtggataatgagaagaatttaaaaaaaaaaacaatggttAATCGGATCATTTGTACTGACCTTTTTTCTGGCAGTATATCCTATCTACTAGAAACCCAATTACCTTATAGATTTGAACTATTTTTTCCATAGTAGATTGATCGATactagtaaataaatataagtcATCGATATGGATGTCTGATTGTTAATTTTACTCACTGGACGGTACTTGGGGCTTGGCCACATTCACGATTCAAGTTCATTTGCCAACTCTACACTTGCAGATTAACATGGAAgataactttttaattataattcttACATGTACTAACCAACTCCTTCCAGGCTCTTTTGGATGGAGAGCGAGCTACAATATACTTGACTAGGGAAACTAAGAACGAACTACTGGATGGTGCTGCAACTGAGATCACTGGTCGTTATTACGAATTAGCTGCTGATCTTGTCAGCGTGGTTAGTTTCTAAATGCCAGTTAGTTctgtaaaatttttattcttctagGATTCCCTTTGCCTTGCAGTATTTAGAATTgaaatattatctttaaaattttccaTTGTCATCATGACCAGGCTAGGAAAACAGAGTCTTCACTCCAGAGAATACGACAAGGGGCACAAAGACGAGCTGGAGCAAGCTCTGATGTGTCAGATCATAATGTGTCTGACACGGACAAAATCTGTATGCAACTATTCCTTGATATTCAGGTAAGAATAATGACTATTATAttgtctcattttattttttttattttaattatttatgtatttaattttttttattaaataaaaaaatgattattagtatattgatatatatattttactttttaaaaatatttaaataaattaaaaatatataaataaataaaaagaaaaatttatattagtgAACATGCCTAGATGTCAAAGCTCTGACACTACCCATTCAGGTAAACATAATCTGTATGGCCGCCTGGTGAGTTTGGTTACtaaattaatctcaactcatcgttacaatttttttaaattttaatacaaaatataataaataatttaatttttttaaattttaaaataataataatattaaaaaataatattctaacaatattttatcatctcaactcaactcaactcaactcacttcaacatccaaacacaatctaagaTTTTCCGTACATATACttacacaaattcacaaatattttgACCAGGAGTACGGTCGCAACCTCTCTGCCCTTGGGGTTGACGCAGCCAATATTCCAGCATATCGTTCTTTGTGGCAGTGTGTTGCTCCTCCAGATAGACAGAGTACGATTAATTTGTAGAGTTTGGGCATTTAGCTAATGTGGGGGTTGCAGATGAATTCCATTGCATGTTGATTTTCTTGTGGGCTACATTTATTGTCTGGTTTAATGTAGTAGTCGTTTCTTTTGACGTTCTTTGCAGTGttgttataaacttataataaGATTAGAGTCGCAAGAATACTTGCATTGAGGCAAAAGTTTTGTACTTgtaacctttttttctttttcgatgCTTCTCCACCGGCCATCTCTATTCTTGTAAAAATCACAGAGAGCTCTGATTGTGATGATATCAAAATTGTTGTAAGTTTCTACCGAAACTCAAAGTTGTTTTGGACACTGATAGAAGATTATACCTTTCCGAGTAACGTTAGACATAGTCATAACtgtacgtataaaaaaaaaaagatatagttATGATTATGCAAGTATCGtgtactcattttaaaaaaaaaatgaagtttattattaaaaaattaatttttttatgtaagttttatttttactcttttttcaaaagaagtgtcCGGTACTTGTGAattctatgactgtaaatatcatttttttttaaaaaaaaaattgataaatttgagACCTATACTTTTGTTTCAAAGGGATATGAGATTGTACATCTTGAgaatgtaaatattatttttaacacatcAATGTATATTagataatttagaatttttaaaagttcGAAACATTTCAAATGTAATGAAGAAGGAAGCTGAATGTTGATGAAGGTTGATGCAAGAAGATGAAGCAGAGTGCACTgtatgtgtttgataaaatggctAGAAGAAATTGTATTGTCACGGGAGTGCCTTGAGAGCTCTCAAATCTCCTTACAGAATTCACTACTACAATGTTCTCCAAAGGTAATCCTCTCCCCTCTATCTGATTTTCcattatttcttaatttctgaCATGTAACTAACTCTTACTATTTGTTAAACTAAGCTTTATAAACTTGCAAATAAATTGacagttgaattgaaattaattcatttcaacttatcataacaattttttcaaattctaatacaaaatataataaataattcaactttttaaaattttaaaataataataatattaaaaaataatattctaataatattttatcatctcaactcaacacaattcaattcagtttaaCGTCAAAACACAGCCTAACTCACAGACTTAAAACGCAACAAGTTCCCATTTCCGTATTTCATCCCAACGCACCGTTTGAAGTCTTTAAactcaaacggtgcgtttcacCTTATTAAACGCTCAACCCATTACATAAAACGCACGCACCCTTAAGCATAAAATAAAACGCACGCACACTGTCCCAGACTCAACACAAAACGCACGCAGACGGCTTCTGTGTCTTCTGGACCCATTTCCCTCCACTTTCGACGTCGTCGTTTATAGTTGTCACTTAAAACACTTCCAACCTTCCACTACACACTTCACACTTCGACTTCCAGAGGACCCGAGCTTCTTCGCTTCTCCATGTTAGGTTTTTCTGCTCCGTTTGAGTTCCAGCCGCCGGATCCATGACACTAAACGTCCTGAACCCATTAACAACAATGCGACTTTACCTGCGCGGTCTCTTCCACGTTGGTCGTAGAGCCTCTCACCGTGTAAGCCCTCTCTCTACGAACACCCTGAACCCCATTAACCCATTTTTCAATACTATCAATGTTTCGTCATTGCATGCTTCTTTCCTTGATTGCCCTTTGATTTGGTCGACCggctttcttttcataatcagaTACCATTTTGTCAGCAAATCAAGCCCCAACCGTACTTTTGATGATATTAGTAAAGaatcaatttgtaatatttttcaacttattcaACAAGAGCAGTGGGATGACAATAGGATTATCTGTTTGTTTGACTCGGCGCTGGCGCCCATATGGATGTCTAGGGCTTTGGTGGAATTGAGAGGGGATCCAAGGTTAGCTTTGCGGTTCTTCAAATGGGTGGGAACCCGAATCGGGTTTTGCCACACGACGGAGTCATATTGTATCTTGATCCATATATTGTTTTACGCGAGAATGTTCTTGGACGCGAATAGTATTATTAGAGAGTTAGTTTTGTTGACGTGGGTTTTGCCAGGTTGCCATGTGTTTGACGTATTGTGGTCGACAAGGGGTGTTGTTTGGGTTCGAGGGTTTGGTGTGTTTGATGCTTTGTTTGTTGTTTTGACTGGGCTAGGAATGCTGGAGGAAGCGATCGAGTGTTTTTTGAGGATGGTGAAGTACAGGGTTTTGCCAAAACCTCGGTCTTGTAATGAACTTTTGCATAGGCTTTCAAAGTCAGGGAAGAGGGAATTGTCAAGGaagttttttaaagatatggttGGGGCTGGAATTAGTCCTTCGGTTTtcacatataatataatgatagacAATATGTGCAAAGGAGGAGATTTGGAAGCCGCCAGAAGCTTGTtcgaaaaaatgaaacaaactgGCCTTATGCCCGATGTTTTCACATATACTTCTCTTATTGATGGATCTGAAAAGGCAGGCAAGAGGAAATTGTCGAGGaagttttttaaagatatggttGTGGCTGGAATTAGTCCTCCGGTTTTCACATATAATATGATGATATCCAATTTGTGCAAAGGAGGAGATTTGGAAGCCGCTAGAAGCTTGTtcgaaaaaatgaaacaaactgGCCTTAGGCCCGATGTTTTCACATATAATTCTCTTATTAATGGATATGAAAAGGCAGGGAAGAGGGAATTGTCGAGGaagttttttaaagatatggttGGGGCTGGAATTAGTCCTTCGGTTTtcacatataatataatgatagacAATATGTGCAAAGGAGGAGATTTGGAAGTCGCCAGAAGCTTGTtcgaaaaaatgaaacaaactgGCCTTATGCCCGATGTTGTCACTTATAATTCTCTTATTGATGGATATGAAAAGGCAGGGAAGAGGGAATTGTCGGGGaagttttttaaagatatggttGGGGCTGGAATTAGTCCTTCAGTTTTCACATACAGTATAATGATAGACAATATGTGCAAAGGAGGAGATTTGGAAGCCGCTAAAAGCTTGTtcgaaaaaatgaaacaaactgGCCTTATGCCCGATGTTGTCACATATAATTCCCTTATTGATGGATATGAAAAGGCAGGCAAGAGGGAATTGTCGAGGAAGTTTTTTGAAGATATGGTTGGGGCTGGAATTAGTCCTCCGGTTTTCACATGTAATGTAATGATAGACAATATGTGCAAAGGAGGAGATTTGGAAGCCGCTAGAAGCTTGTtcgaaaaaatgaaacaaactgGCCTTATGCCCGATGTTTTCACATATACTTCTCTTATTGATGGATATGAAAAGGCAGGCAAGAGGGAATTGTCGAGGaagttttttaaagatatggttGGGGCTGGAATTAGTCCTTCGGTTTtcacatataatataatgatatacaGTATGTGCAAAGGAGGAGATTTGGGAACCGCTAGAAGATTGTtcgaaaaaatgaaacaaactgCCCTTATGCCCAATGTTGTCACATATAATTCTCTTATTGATGGATATGGAAAGTTTGGATTCTTGGATGAATCGGTTAGTatatttgaagaaatgaaggatgCAGGTTTCGAACCTAATGTAATAACATATAATGCTTTAATTGATTCTTTCTGTAAATTTGGAAGAATGCCTCGAGCTTTTGAGTTTCTCCAAGAGATGAAGATCAATGGGGTGGTACTGGATGTTGTAACTTATAGCACATTAATTGATGCATTTTGTAAGGAAGGGATGATGCAAGAggcaattaaattttttatttacatgaGACGTGTTGGTCTTCTGCCCGATGAATTTACTTACAGTTCTCTGATTGATGCAAGTTGTAAATTAGGCCATCTAAATGATGCTTTGGAGCTGGCTAATGAGATGATGCAGGCAGGAGTTGACTTGAACATTGTCACCTACACAGCTCTAGTGGATGGTCTATGTAAAGGTGGGAGGATAAAGGCAGCAGAAGAAATCTTTCAGGCAATGCTGAAAGCTGGAGTAATTCCTGACCATTTTATATACACAACCCTTATGGATGCTTATTTCAAGGCAGGAAAAACTGCAGAGGCTCTCAATTTGCTGCAGGAGTTACAGGACTTGAATATTGAGGTCAGCGTTGTTACTTATTGTGCACTAATTGATGGTTTGTGCAAAATGGGACTGCTTGAAGAGGCAATCAAGTATTTTAATAGCATGAACGACATTGGTATGCAACCTAATGTTGCAGTTTATACTGCGTTAATTGATGgtctttgtaaaaataatagtattgaAACAGCCAAGAAGCTGTTTGATGAAATGCTGGACAAGGGTGTGATTCCTGATAGAAGTTCTTACACAGCTTTAATTGATGGGAACTTAAAGCATGGTAATCTTCAGGAAGCTTTGAATTTGCGAGGCATAATGATCGATTTGGGTATGGAGTTTGATCTGCCAGCATATACTTCCTTGATTTGGGGTTTTTCTCGGTGTGGCGAGGTGCAACGAGCAAAAGAGCTGTTTGATTAGATGATTCAGAGGGGTTTCCATCCTGATGAGATTCTGTGTATATGTCTATTGAGGAAGTATTATGAACTGGGAAAAGTGGATGAAGCCATTGAATTGCAAAATGAGATGGTCAAAAAGCGTCTAATTACTTGCAGTGCAGTTCCCACTTTACAAACTTGAGAGAAATATATTTCCAGCCTTAGTTCGACGGAGCTGTGTTCAGTGTTTGGATCAGAAACACAACACAGTTTACCTTTCCTAAATGGGAATATGAGAACCCAAGGTATACATAATTCCTCGCTTGTTTCTTACTGGATGGAATGATGTTGCCAAGTGATATTTGATGGTTCATGATTAGATAAATAGGCTGGTGCTGATACTTATTGgtattctgttttctttttataagaacTTATTGGTATTCTGTTCAAAGTCCCTCCTTGTCTCATCATGCAAAGAAGAAGCTAGCTAAACGTCATCAGTTCCAAAGTAGCGGTCACCAAAGTCTCCCATCCCTGGTACCACATGGAATTCATCATTTAGTGCCACGTCAATCTCTGAAGTCACGATTTTTAGTGATGGAAACTGTTTGTATACTCGATGTATACCTTCAGGAGCCTGAATTCATTAaccccccaacaaaaaaaaaaaaattatgcactGATTTTAGCTTTACATTTCAGCATGGAAATGGAGGAAAAGTTAGAagaaccaaaaataataaatctggACTTATTGAGGAAGCAGCTAACTCACAGATATGAGGTTGAGGAAAATAATTTGAGACTCTGGGACTCCCTTTCGTACAAGAAGTCCAATTGCTTGGATGGCTGAATTACCTGCAATAAGTAAAGAAGGCTGTGTCTCTTGTTGCATCCACATAACtgtatataactatatatatatatgtttattatgaTAATGATATGATTCAAGTTGAATGGTCACCAGTAGCAAGAACTGGATCCATAAGGAGCACATGCCGTTGTGAAATATCTTTTGGAAGCTTCTCATATATTAGCTGCATGGAAGAGGAAGGAGAGTTTGTTTGATATATGAAGGGAACTCAACTCCTTTTCACATTTCAGAATtagaactcaataaatacaCATTTCAAGTTGTGTGTTCATAACACCTGTTTCCCATTGTCACCTGAACGGTGGATGAggatttttccaattttaattcCTTTACAGCATGCACGTAGTGCGTTCTCCATGCTCTCTCCACTGAAAATATTAACAGTTTAGAAAATTAGTTACATGCTGATACTTTTTACAATAAAtagtttgattaaaaaaaggaCATAAATTCCTCCATCAAACGAAGAGAGGTTCTTCTCTGATCAAAAACCAATGAACCCCAACAACTAAACAGCACTTGATTCTGTGCTCACCTTCGAATAATGGATACACCACATAATTTCTTGCAGAAATTAACTCCAGTATACACTGATCCTGGAATAGAATGACAAGATATTCTGAGTGATTTATGGCAGAGTTTAACATAGCAGCACCGAGTATAGATAATAATTGTTGCAGTTCGTCCATCCCGAGTGTGCACTGCAATTTTTTTGTTAGCCATAATAAAAAGATTTGAGTtgtaccatttcatttttcatcccTCCACCCTAAACACACCTGTAGGAGTGATTACTTGCTTCTCTGTGAAAGGCAAGTAACCAAGACCGTGTTCCACCACCTGAAAAATTAAGGGTTCTTAGAATTGCTTAGACACTAAACTAATGGTCCTTGGTGTAAACAAATTAGGCACTGCATACCAGACGAATTAGACGATCCGAGTAAAAAGCAAAGTCATGTTTTGCTATTTCCCTGTCACGAATCAGTGTGTGCATGCCTCTTATCTGTAAAATGGATCCCAGCATTACATAAAGCACCAGGGAAATATAAAATGAAGCTCAAGTTGAGAAGATTAGGAAACTCAGGCGCACACTATTAGCTGGATTCTATCCCCATGTAATATTTGTTGTACTCTTCTCTCATAACATTTCACAGCTCTATGCACCCAATGAAAATCATAATTGCTGGGATTAATACTAATTACTCACCCGTCGTTATGCTATCAGAGTAATGTCCAGTGTAACTCACAAAACAAAgcaataccctattattggatagaaagaagaaaagatgacGAATACCTGGAATGTAGAAAGAATTACATTCAGATTGGGATATATCTTGCAGAGGTTATGCTGACCAAGCTTTGTGCGGATATGCTGCACAATTAAATCGATTGCAACATGATTCTCGCCACCCCGGGGTATGATGACATCGGCATACTTCTTTGatggaagaataaaattatcaaaagccGGCTTGACAAACTTTGAATACTGCAAG from Juglans regia cultivar Chandler chromosome 2, Walnut 2.0, whole genome shotgun sequence carries:
- the LOC108993536 gene encoding putative pentatricopeptide repeat-containing protein At2g02150, translating into MTLNVLNPLTTMRLYLRGLFHVGRRASHRVSPLSTNTLNPINPFFNTINVSSLHASFLDCPLIWSTGFLFIIRYHFVSKSSPNRTFDDISKESICNIFQLIQQEQWDDNRIICLFDSALAPIWMSRALVELRGDPRLALRFFKWVGTRIGFCHTTESYCILIHILFYARMFLDANSIIRELVLLTWVLPGCHVFDVLWSTRGVVWVRGFGVFDALFVVLTGLGMLEEAIECFLRMVKYRVLPKPRSCNELLHRLSKSGKRELSRKFFKDMVGAGISPSVFTYNIMIDNMCKGGDLEAARSLFEKMKQTGLMPDVFTYTSLIDGSEKAGKRKLSRKFFKDMVVAGISPPVFTYNMMISNLCKGGDLEAARSLFEKMKQTGLRPDVFTYNSLINGYEKAGKRELSRKFFKDMVGAGISPSVFTYNIMIDNMCKGGDLEVARSLFEKMKQTGLMPDVVTYNSLIDGYEKAGKRELSGKFFKDMVGAGISPSVFTYSIMIDNMCKGGDLEAAKSLFEKMKQTGLMPDVVTYNSLIDGYEKAGKRELSRKFFEDMVGAGISPPVFTCNVMIDNMCKGGDLEAARSLFEKMKQTGLMPDVFTYTSLIDGYEKAGKRELSRKFFKDMVGAGISPSVFTYNIMIYSMCKGGDLGTARRLFEKMKQTALMPNVVTYNSLIDGYGKFGFLDESVSIFEEMKDAGFEPNVITYNALIDSFCKFGRMPRAFEFLQEMKINGVVLDVVTYSTLIDAFCKEGMMQEAIKFFIYMRRVGLLPDEFTYSSLIDASCKLGHLNDALELANEMMQAGVDLNIVTYTALVDGLCKGGRIKAAEEIFQAMLKAGVIPDHFIYTTLMDAYFKAGKTAEALNLLQELQDLNIEVSVVTYCALIDGLCKMGLLEEAIKYFNSMNDIGMQPNVAVYTALIDGLCKNNSIETAKKLFDEMLDKGVIPDRSSYTALIDGNLKHGNLQEALNLRGIMIDLGMEFDLPAYTSLIWGFSRCGEVQRAKELFD